GAGGACCAATTGGCCGATCTGCACCTCGTCGTCGACCGAGCGGCGGGCGGCGTCGCCGCCCAGATCGCCCGCGAGCTCCGCGAGGCGGTACGGCGCGGGCGGCTGGCGGCCGGGGCCAGGCTGCCCGCCAGCCGCGAGCTGGCCAAAGATCTCGGGCTCTCCCGCGGCGTGGTGGTCGAGGCGTACGAGCAGCTCGTCGCCGAGGGCTTCCTGCTCTCCCGGATCGGGGCGGGAACCACCGTGGCCCCGGCGGCGAGCCGCACCGCCGCCCTGCCCGCTCTCCCCGACGGTCCCTCCCCGGCGCCGGAAGGGCCGTCGCGCGCCGCACCTGCCGGGAAAGGAGATCGCGCCGCACCTGCCGCGAAAGGAGACCGCGAGCCGTACCACGGGCGCCGATCCACCGCGCCCGACCTGGGGGCGTTCCCCAGGGAGCGATGGCTGGCCTCGATGAGGAGGACGCTCGCCGCGCTGCCCGCGGAGGCCCTGGACTACGGCGATCCCGGCGGGGTCCCGGTGCTGCGCGAGGAACTGGCCGCCTATCTCGGGAGGGTGAGGGCGGCCGATGTGAGCCCGGACAACCTGGTGATCGTGGGCGGGGTGGCCCAGGGGATCAGCCTCACGATCCAGGCGCTCGCGGGAAGGCTTCCCCGGACCCGGTCGCCCCACGACCTCGGCTGGTTCCTCCGGGGGGCCGCGCGCCCGGCGCCGCCCCCCGGCCGGATCCGGCTGGCGGTGGAGGATCCGGCGGGGGGACGCCAGCTCCCGCTGCTGCACGCCGCGGGCGCCGACCTGGTCGCCGTCCCCGTGGACGGCGAGGGCGTCGACGTCGGGGCCCTGGCCGCGACCGGGGTGCGCGCGGTGCTGCTCACCCCCGCGCACCAGTACCCGACGGGGGTCGTGCTCTCGCCCCGCCGCCGCGCCGAGCTGATCGAGTGGGCCGCCGCGACCGGCGCGGCGATCCTGGAGGACGACTACGACGCGGAGTTCCGCTTCGACCGCGACCCGGTGGGCTGCCTGCAGGGGCTCGCCGCCGACCGGGTGATCCTGATCGGGAGTGTCAGCAAGTCCCTGGCCCCCGGGCTCCGCCTGGGCTGGGTGGCCGCCCCGCCCGAGATCGCCGAGTCGCTGCGGCTGGCCCGCG
This region of Streptosporangium sp. NBC_01495 genomic DNA includes:
- the pdxR gene encoding MocR-like pyridoxine biosynthesis transcription factor PdxR, which codes for MADLHLVVDRAAGGVAAQIARELREAVRRGRLAAGARLPASRELAKDLGLSRGVVVEAYEQLVAEGFLLSRIGAGTTVAPAASRTAALPALPDGPSPAPEGPSRAAPAGKGDRAAPAAKGDREPYHGRRSTAPDLGAFPRERWLASMRRTLAALPAEALDYGDPGGVPVLREELAAYLGRVRAADVSPDNLVIVGGVAQGISLTIQALAGRLPRTRSPHDLGWFLRGAARPAPPPGRIRLAVEDPAGGRQLPLLHAAGADLVAVPVDGEGVDVGALAATGVRAVLLTPAHQYPTGVVLSPRRRAELIEWAAATGAAILEDDYDAEFRFDRDPVGCLQGLAADRVILIGSVSKSLAPGLRLGWVAAPPEIAESLRLARGELDLGSPVLEQYVLADFVATGGYDRHLRRMRREYRARRDAFALALGEHLPEITVRGVSAGLHLLAELPYGWDEAAVAETAQDCGLAVEPVGPMRHAPGPPALVMGFARLPVRRADATIRALADALRR